From a region of the Fusobacterium periodonticum ATCC 33693 genome:
- a CDS encoding toxin-antitoxin system YwqK family antitoxin, protein MKKNFIIFVLFILVSFSIFAERIVGTDKLEYNQKTQLYHYGNEKEPFTGIEKAYYEDKSLKYELPYKNGKFDGKSKEYYPNGKLESETFYLNGLLHGKSIEYYKNGNLKSDGNYKEGKRDGLTKTYFEDGTIRSEVYYKNGELDGLAKEYYGNGQVYIQENYKNGELDGESLNFYKDGKLKGRELYKNGKLIKN, encoded by the coding sequence ATGAAGAAGAATTTTATTATTTTTGTTCTTTTTATTCTTGTTTCTTTTAGTATTTTTGCTGAAAGGATAGTGGGTACTGATAAACTTGAATACAATCAAAAAACTCAACTTTATCATTATGGTAATGAAAAAGAGCCCTTTACTGGAATAGAGAAGGCTTACTATGAAGACAAAAGCCTAAAATATGAACTTCCATATAAAAATGGAAAATTTGATGGAAAAAGTAAAGAATACTATCCCAATGGTAAGTTAGAGTCAGAAACATTTTATCTAAATGGTTTACTACATGGAAAATCAATAGAATATTATAAAAATGGTAATTTAAAATCTGATGGAAATTATAAAGAGGGTAAACGAGATGGATTAACAAAAACTTATTTTGAAGATGGAACTATAAGAAGTGAAGTTTACTATAAAAATGGCGAGTTAGATGGACTTGCAAAAGAATATTATGGGAATGGACAAGTATATATCCAAGAGAATTATAAAAATGGTGAACTAGATGGAGAATCTCTTAATTTCTACAAAGATGGGAAATTAAAGGGAAGAGAGCTTTATAAAAATGGAAAACTAATAAAAAACTAA